From one Nothobranchius furzeri strain GRZ-AD chromosome 2, NfurGRZ-RIMD1, whole genome shotgun sequence genomic stretch:
- the rps4x gene encoding small ribosomal subunit protein eS4 — MARGPKKHLKRVAAPKHWMLDKLTGVFAPRPSTGPHKLRECLPLIIFLRNRLKYALTGDEVKKICMQRFIKIDGKVRTDITYPAGFMDVISIEKTGEHFRLIYDVKGRFTVHRITAEEAKYKLCKVKKILIGTKGIPHLVTHDARTIRYPDPLIKVNDTVRIDLETGKITDFIKFDTGNLCMVTGGANLGRIGVITNRERHPGSFDVVHVKDSTGNSFATRLSNIFVIGKGNKPWVSMPRGKGIRLTIAEERDKRLAAKQGSS, encoded by the exons ATG GCTAGAGGACCGAAAAAGCATCTGAAGCGCGTTGCAGCGCCCAAGCACTGGATGCTGGACAAACTCACTGGGGTCTTT GCTCCTCGTCCATCTACCGGTCCCCACAAACTGAGGGAGTGTCTGCCCCTCATTATTTTCTTGAGGAACCGACTGAAGTACGCCCTGACAGGGGATGAGGTGAAGAAAATCTGCATGCAGAGGTTCATCAAGATCGACGGAAAAGTCCGCACCGATATCACTTATCCTGCTGGGTTCATGG ACGTCATCAGCATCGAGAAGACTGGCGAGCACTTTCGTCTGATTTATGATGTGAAGGGACGTTTTACCGTCCACCGCATCACCGCCGAGGAGGCCAAG TACAAGCTGTGCAAGGTGAAGAAAATCCTCATCGGCACCAAAGGCATCCCCCACCTGGTGACCCACGACGCCCGCACCATCCGCTATCCTGACCCCCTCATCAAGGTCAATGACACAGTCCGCATTGACCTGGAAACTGGCAAGATCACAGACTTTATCAAGTTTGATACTG GTAACCTGTGCATGGTGACTGGTGGTGCTAACTTGGGACGTATCGGCGTGATCACCAACAGGGAGCGCCACCCTGGCTCTTTTGACGTGGTGCACGTCAAGGACAGCACGGGGAACAGCTTTGCCACCAGGTTGTCCAACATCTTCGTCATTGGCAAG GGCAACAAGCCGTGGGTGTCCATGCCCAGAGGAAAGGGAATCCGTCTGACCATCGCTGAGGAGAGAGACAAGAGGCTGGCCGCCAAACAGGGCAGCAGCTAA